In one window of Rhizobium oryzihabitans DNA:
- the mscL gene encoding large conductance mechanosensitive channel protein MscL, translated as MLNEFKTFIARGNVMDLAVGVIIGAAFSKIVDSVVNDLIMPIVGAIFGGFDFSNYFLPLSSSVTAPSLAAARDQGAVFAYGNFLTVLINFLILAWIIFLMVKGVNKLRASVETKKVEEKAEAAPPPEDVKLLTEIRDLLKTR; from the coding sequence ATGCTTAATGAATTTAAAACCTTCATTGCCCGCGGCAATGTCATGGATCTGGCCGTGGGTGTGATCATCGGAGCGGCTTTCAGCAAGATCGTAGATTCCGTCGTCAACGATCTCATCATGCCGATCGTCGGCGCGATTTTCGGCGGCTTCGACTTCTCGAACTACTTCCTGCCGCTGAGTTCCAGCGTCACCGCCCCCTCGCTCGCCGCCGCCCGCGATCAGGGCGCCGTTTTCGCCTATGGCAACTTTCTCACGGTTCTTATCAACTTCCTCATTCTGGCCTGGATCATTTTCCTGATGGTCAAGGGCGTCAACAAGCTGCGGGCCTCGGTCGAGACCAAGAAGGTCGAGGAGAAGGCGGAAGCAGCGCCGCCGCCGGAAGACGTCAAGCTTCTCACCGAAATCCGCGATCTGCTCAAGACGCGTTAA
- a CDS encoding PAS domain-containing hybrid sensor histidine kinase/response regulator: MLPGWIIFGSAFAYVLLLFAVASYGDRNSRKRNAPKKGRPFVYALSLAIYCTSWTYFGGVGLAADRGLEFLGIYTGPILAFTIGMPIIRRIVELAKTEKLTSVADFIAARYGKNSTVAMIVAIIALVGAIPYIALQLKAVSNSVATMVDPGDYGIGSGNLYFLDLPLVVTIVMAGFAVMFGTRHTDATEHQDGLILAISMESLVKLVAMCTVGFYVLFVLFDGPSHLWQLASGNEQAMKAISYHTPISRWIVMTLLSGFAIILLPRQFHVTVVENRTPEELRMAGFLLPLYLIAINIFVLPIALAGILTLGANGDADLYVLQLPLAHQMPVVSLITFIGGFSAATAMVIVASVALSIMISNDIVMPIFLRQKLLNRSPHRDNFAKTLLNIRRTAIFAVMLLGYGYYRAADSATGLASIGLLAFAAIAQMAPALFGGLFWRRANARGAIAGLSSGFFVWAYLLFLPSFGGPDNSEVAANILGFLFSGSTVFNGPEADPFVNAVILSLLVNSLAFVLGSLSRNPRPVERIQSGIFVKRHSKSQFATRGWKTRVSVGDLKSAIARYLGEERMLRSLATYEKTAGRKLNDDQPADMALIHFSEQLLGSAIGSSSARLVLSIILQKAEDTSADTAWLLDQASEALQYNQDMLQTALAQMDQGIAVFDSSQQLTIWNRRFRTLLDLPEQFGQVGVPLTDIVAMLQERGDMPAGDTNELITSFLTMDLPFSLVLAGGERIIEVRSNTMPDKGIVATFTDITQRVASDQALKQANETLEQRVAERTVELTRVNRELAEARASADEANIGKTRFFAAAGHDILQPLNAARLYSSSLVERLGASGESDLVQNIDSALESVETILGAVLDISRLDTGSMKARMTSVPLNELLKRIETDFAPMAQEKNLDLVVMPTSLTVRSDPNLLRRLIQNLVSNAIKYTLTGKVVVGARRRGGEVVIQVTDSGIGIPASKFRTVFKEFARLDEGAKTASGLGLGLSIVDRLSRMLHHPVQLISTPGKGTTFRIHLPREADRIAPAKAGGAIVNPAASDRLHGIRVLCIDNEPKILEGMTLLLSGWGCEVLPAGSVAALEEPFLTLTAAPDVIVADYHLDDGDGISAIRFIRTFYGKAIPALLLTADRSPEVRSDAEKYGISVQHKPVKPAALRAYINQISSTARAAAE; encoded by the coding sequence GTGCTTCCTGGGTGGATCATATTCGGTTCGGCCTTCGCTTATGTCCTGCTGCTGTTTGCGGTTGCAAGCTACGGGGACAGGAACAGCCGCAAAAGAAACGCCCCGAAAAAAGGGCGACCGTTCGTCTATGCGCTGAGCCTGGCGATCTACTGTACCTCATGGACCTATTTCGGCGGCGTCGGGCTTGCCGCCGACAGGGGGCTGGAATTTCTTGGCATCTATACCGGGCCGATCCTCGCCTTCACCATCGGCATGCCGATCATTCGCCGCATCGTTGAGCTGGCCAAAACGGAAAAGCTGACATCGGTTGCGGATTTCATCGCCGCCCGTTACGGCAAGAACTCCACTGTGGCGATGATCGTCGCCATCATCGCGCTTGTCGGCGCCATTCCCTATATCGCGCTGCAGCTGAAAGCCGTCTCCAATTCAGTGGCGACGATGGTCGATCCCGGCGATTACGGCATTGGCAGCGGCAATCTCTATTTCCTCGATCTGCCGCTGGTCGTCACCATCGTCATGGCGGGCTTCGCCGTCATGTTCGGCACCCGCCACACCGATGCCACCGAACATCAGGACGGCCTCATTCTGGCGATTTCGATGGAATCGCTCGTCAAGCTGGTCGCCATGTGCACGGTCGGCTTTTACGTCCTGTTCGTTCTCTTCGACGGTCCCTCGCATTTATGGCAGCTCGCCTCCGGCAATGAACAGGCCATGAAGGCCATATCCTACCATACGCCCATCAGCCGCTGGATCGTGATGACCCTGCTTTCCGGCTTCGCCATCATCCTTCTGCCGCGTCAGTTCCACGTCACCGTGGTGGAAAACCGCACGCCGGAAGAGCTGCGCATGGCGGGGTTCCTGCTGCCGCTCTACCTCATTGCCATCAACATCTTCGTTCTGCCGATCGCGCTTGCCGGCATTCTGACGCTCGGCGCAAATGGCGATGCCGATCTTTACGTCTTGCAACTGCCGCTCGCCCATCAGATGCCGGTCGTGTCGCTGATCACCTTCATCGGCGGGTTTTCGGCGGCGACAGCAATGGTAATCGTCGCCTCTGTCGCGCTGTCGATCATGATCTCCAACGACATCGTCATGCCGATCTTTCTGCGGCAGAAACTGTTGAACCGTTCACCGCACCGGGACAACTTCGCCAAAACGCTTTTGAACATCCGCAGGACGGCGATCTTTGCGGTGATGCTTCTCGGATACGGTTATTACCGCGCCGCCGACAGCGCCACGGGACTCGCCTCCATCGGCCTTCTGGCCTTCGCCGCCATCGCCCAGATGGCGCCTGCCCTCTTCGGCGGCCTGTTCTGGCGGCGGGCCAATGCGCGCGGCGCGATTGCGGGTCTCAGCTCGGGCTTTTTTGTCTGGGCCTATCTGCTGTTTTTGCCAAGCTTCGGCGGGCCTGACAATTCCGAGGTCGCGGCGAACATTCTCGGCTTCCTGTTTTCCGGAAGTACGGTCTTCAACGGTCCGGAGGCAGACCCATTCGTGAATGCGGTCATTCTCAGCCTGCTCGTCAACAGTCTGGCCTTTGTACTGGGCTCGCTCTCGCGCAATCCACGGCCGGTGGAGCGCATCCAGTCCGGCATCTTCGTCAAGCGCCATTCGAAATCGCAATTTGCCACGCGCGGCTGGAAAACCCGCGTCAGCGTCGGCGATCTCAAAAGCGCGATCGCCCGTTATCTCGGCGAAGAGCGCATGCTGCGCTCCCTGGCGACCTATGAAAAGACGGCGGGCAGGAAGCTCAATGACGACCAGCCGGCGGATATGGCGCTCATCCATTTTTCCGAACAATTGCTCGGCAGCGCCATCGGCTCTTCCTCCGCCCGTCTTGTGCTGTCCATCATTCTCCAGAAGGCGGAGGATACCAGCGCAGACACCGCCTGGCTGCTGGATCAGGCAAGCGAAGCCCTGCAATATAATCAGGACATGCTGCAGACGGCGCTTGCGCAGATGGATCAGGGCATCGCCGTTTTCGATAGTTCGCAGCAGCTGACGATCTGGAACCGGCGCTTCCGCACCCTTCTGGATTTGCCCGAGCAGTTCGGTCAGGTGGGCGTGCCGCTCACGGATATCGTCGCCATGCTGCAGGAACGCGGTGACATGCCGGCCGGCGATACGAATGAGCTTATTACCAGCTTCCTCACCATGGACCTGCCCTTTTCGCTGGTGCTTGCGGGCGGCGAGCGGATTATCGAGGTGCGTTCCAACACCATGCCTGACAAGGGCATCGTCGCCACATTCACCGACATCACGCAGCGGGTGGCGAGCGACCAGGCACTGAAACAGGCCAATGAAACGCTGGAGCAGCGCGTGGCGGAACGCACCGTGGAGCTTACCCGCGTCAACCGCGAACTGGCGGAGGCGAGAGCATCTGCCGATGAAGCGAATATCGGCAAGACACGCTTTTTCGCCGCTGCCGGTCACGATATCCTCCAGCCGCTGAATGCAGCGCGCCTCTATTCCTCCTCGCTTGTCGAGCGGCTTGGCGCATCGGGGGAAAGCGATCTCGTGCAGAATATCGATTCAGCGCTCGAATCGGTCGAGACCATTCTCGGCGCAGTGCTCGACATTTCCCGCCTCGACACGGGGTCGATGAAGGCGCGCATGACATCGGTGCCGCTGAATGAGCTGCTGAAACGAATCGAGACCGATTTTGCGCCTATGGCGCAGGAGAAGAACCTCGATCTGGTGGTCATGCCCACGTCGCTGACGGTGCGCTCGGACCCCAATCTCCTGCGCCGGCTGATACAGAATCTGGTCTCGAATGCCATCAAATATACGCTGACGGGTAAGGTCGTCGTCGGGGCGCGTCGTCGGGGCGGCGAGGTCGTCATTCAGGTGACGGATTCCGGCATCGGCATACCGGCGTCCAAATTCCGTACGGTCTTCAAGGAATTCGCCCGTCTGGACGAAGGTGCGAAAACGGCGTCCGGTCTCGGGCTCGGCCTTTCCATCGTCGATCGGTTGTCGCGCATGCTGCACCATCCGGTGCAGCTCATTTCAACGCCCGGAAAGGGCACGACATTCCGCATCCACCTGCCGCGCGAGGCGGACCGGATCGCACCCGCGAAAGCCGGTGGTGCAATCGTCAATCCGGCGGCGAGCGATCGCCTTCACGGTATCAGGGTCCTGTGCATCGACAACGAGCCGAAAATCCTTGAGGGCATGACCCTCCTGCTCTCGGGCTGGGGCTGCGAGGTGTTACCCGCAGGCTCCGTTGCGGCACTGGAGGAACCCTTCCTGACCCTGACCGCAGCACCTGACGTTATCGTCGCCGATTACCATCTGGACGATGGCGACGGCATCAGCGCCATCCGCTTCATCAGGACTTTTTACGGCAAGGCGATCCCTGCCCTGCTTTTGACGGCAGACCGCAGCCCGGAAGTGCGAAGCGATGCGGAGAAATACGGGATTTCCGTCCAGCACAAGCCGGTCAAGCCGGCTGCCCTGCGCGCCTATATCAACCAGATATCCAGCACGGCCCGCGCGGCGGCGGAATGA
- a CDS encoding methyl-accepting chemotaxis protein: MHNRLFKSVAGKVVALTLGLIMLSVAAVGVSTYMRLKDNIIATALRDTQSAMRGMAILYEMKVGGVALDMGDGELKSVGRASIGTLRDNDLVDRTAAGNGGIATVFETKAGEYVRVTTNLKNEKGERAAGTKLATDHPAFEKVTKGEAYFGPATLFGVNYMTGYMPVVNKTGATVGILFVGVPMEVYEAQIYGLRDLMLICGGLAMVGVGLLAYFVIRRTLQPLSRLADAVKSLSDGNLDTPIPYATNSNEFGNIARALVIFRENALEKLAIEGKSAEERSMAESERHRNDTEKQELDGQIEFAVGEIASGLGRLSRGDLSRTIETPFAGRLDRLRTDFNESLLNLRDALGQIRERTLIIQHSGFEIEQSSVDLSKRTENQAASLEETAAAVDEITVTVRSSAERAREANEAVRVTKQSADSSGSVVSNAVDAMGRIEDASRKIEQIIEVIDDIAFQTNLLALNAGIEAARAGEAGKGFAVVAQEVRELAQRSADAAREIKQLINQSTQEVNSGSKLVQEAGTVLSAISRQIVTVSQHVETIATATQDQSSALHNVNSSVNQMDQMTQQNAALAEQSSAASRVLSGEVEALLDLVQRFQMEQGSATGRDRLSRAA; encoded by the coding sequence ATGCACAACCGGCTCTTTAAGTCCGTTGCGGGTAAAGTCGTCGCGCTCACGCTTGGTCTGATCATGCTGAGTGTCGCAGCAGTCGGTGTTTCCACCTATATGCGGTTGAAAGACAATATTATCGCGACCGCATTGCGCGATACGCAGAGTGCAATGCGCGGCATGGCTATCCTCTACGAGATGAAGGTCGGCGGTGTTGCCCTCGACATGGGTGACGGCGAGCTGAAGAGCGTCGGCCGCGCCAGCATCGGAACCTTGCGCGATAACGACCTTGTCGACCGCACGGCGGCTGGAAACGGCGGCATCGCCACCGTTTTTGAAACCAAGGCCGGCGAATACGTTCGTGTCACCACCAATCTGAAAAATGAAAAGGGTGAAAGGGCAGCAGGCACGAAGCTGGCTACCGATCATCCTGCTTTCGAAAAAGTCACCAAGGGTGAAGCCTATTTCGGCCCGGCCACGCTTTTCGGCGTCAATTACATGACCGGTTACATGCCGGTCGTTAACAAGACCGGAGCAACCGTCGGCATCCTTTTCGTCGGCGTTCCGATGGAAGTCTATGAAGCCCAGATATACGGGCTGCGCGACTTGATGCTGATCTGCGGTGGCCTCGCCATGGTCGGTGTGGGGCTGCTCGCTTATTTCGTTATCAGGCGCACCCTGCAGCCGTTGAGCAGGCTTGCCGATGCGGTGAAGTCTCTTTCGGATGGCAATCTCGATACGCCGATCCCCTATGCGACGAACAGCAACGAGTTCGGCAACATTGCCCGCGCTCTTGTGATATTCCGCGAGAATGCGCTTGAGAAGCTCGCGATCGAGGGGAAAAGTGCCGAGGAACGCTCAATGGCGGAATCGGAACGTCACCGCAACGATACCGAGAAGCAGGAGCTGGACGGCCAGATCGAATTTGCGGTCGGGGAGATCGCCTCCGGACTTGGCAGGCTTTCGCGCGGTGATCTGAGCCGCACGATCGAAACGCCGTTTGCCGGCCGTCTGGACCGGCTGCGCACGGATTTCAACGAATCCCTTCTCAACCTGCGCGATGCGCTGGGCCAAATCCGCGAGCGCACGCTCATCATCCAGCACAGCGGCTTTGAAATCGAGCAATCGTCGGTCGATCTGTCGAAGCGCACCGAAAACCAGGCAGCCTCTCTGGAAGAGACCGCCGCCGCCGTCGACGAGATCACGGTGACTGTCAGATCCTCGGCCGAGCGTGCGCGGGAGGCCAATGAGGCCGTTCGCGTTACCAAGCAGAGCGCCGACAGTTCCGGTTCGGTCGTCAGCAATGCCGTTGACGCCATGGGCCGCATTGAAGACGCCTCACGCAAGATCGAGCAGATCATTGAGGTCATTGACGACATCGCCTTCCAGACCAACCTTCTCGCGCTGAATGCCGGCATCGAGGCGGCGCGTGCGGGTGAAGCGGGCAAGGGTTTTGCGGTCGTGGCGCAGGAAGTGCGCGAGCTGGCACAACGCTCTGCCGATGCGGCGCGTGAGATCAAGCAGCTCATCAACCAGTCGACACAGGAGGTCAACTCGGGATCGAAGCTGGTTCAGGAGGCAGGCACCGTACTTTCCGCCATCAGCCGGCAGATCGTCACCGTCAGCCAGCACGTTGAAACCATTGCGACGGCAACGCAGGATCAGTCCTCGGCACTCCACAACGTCAACAGCTCCGTCAACCAGATGGATCAGATGACCCAGCAGAACGCAGCCCTTGCCGAACAGTCAAGCGCAGCGAGCAGGGTACTGTCCGGCGAGGTGGAGGCGCTGCTCGATCTGGTTCAGCGGTTCCAGATGGAGCAGGGCTCTGCGACTGGCAGGGATCGATTGAGCCGCGCGGCCTGA
- the visR gene encoding transcriptional regulator VisR, which produces MFHRSPVVTTRSDLFPKLVAMQKVVGARNFVVTKAAASGFPNKKKMTCELENWGMNAAEQSTQFIRAVGDILLDHIETSLLPVIWRNKNAGGFADLPDVPALLRRIENDTLPYAGLALPVRLGTIGNGYIVFCGSNLVLDNEVVIEQHIKCCEIMVDMLALDERKAAPSEALSEREIACLQLAGDGRISEEIAVKLGLSVHTVNAYLGSATIKLDSVNRIQAIAKAIRLGYIH; this is translated from the coding sequence ATGTTTCACCGCAGCCCGGTCGTGACAACCCGGTCGGACCTGTTTCCGAAACTCGTCGCCATGCAGAAGGTGGTCGGCGCGCGGAATTTCGTGGTGACGAAGGCCGCCGCTTCCGGTTTCCCCAACAAGAAGAAGATGACCTGCGAGCTGGAAAATTGGGGCATGAATGCCGCAGAACAGAGCACGCAGTTCATCCGCGCTGTCGGTGACATTCTTCTCGATCATATCGAGACCTCATTGCTGCCGGTCATCTGGCGCAACAAGAACGCCGGCGGCTTTGCCGATCTTCCCGACGTGCCGGCGCTGCTGCGCCGGATCGAGAATGACACATTGCCCTATGCGGGCCTGGCCCTGCCGGTGCGGCTCGGAACCATCGGCAACGGCTACATCGTTTTCTGCGGCAGCAATCTCGTTCTCGACAATGAAGTCGTCATCGAGCAGCACATTAAATGCTGCGAGATCATGGTCGACATGCTGGCGCTGGACGAGCGCAAGGCGGCACCTTCGGAAGCCTTGAGCGAGAGGGAAATCGCCTGCCTGCAACTGGCCGGTGATGGCCGTATCAGCGAAGAGATCGCGGTCAAGCTCGGGCTTTCCGTGCATACCGTCAATGCCTATCTCGGTTCGGCGACGATCAAGCTCGATTCCGTCAACCGCATTCAGGCGATCGCAAAGGCGATCCGTCTCGGTTACATCCATTGA
- the visN gene encoding transcriptional regulator VisN, with amino-acid sequence MKVDVDIRRLSAKPMEGMGKPLPRDQLAKNVAATAAAGNVSGALDLLVTYAGASHYLLARDDLLEETGLKFIVTSDWPFDLVRRLGVELTNSQNRSSEMEKCLSLLRPKLLFLPDDVSVPYGIDRQYSALSFCVGRIRLSLLLLFPENAVPLPERLREIALLTGYCVSFGIASEAKAVRDIDLTERELECLFWIAEGKTSDEIAMILGISRNTINNYITSVMRKTATKTRSEAIAYAVRNNLV; translated from the coding sequence TTGAAAGTCGATGTTGATATCCGCAGGCTGTCTGCCAAGCCTATGGAGGGCATGGGTAAGCCCTTGCCGCGCGACCAGCTTGCCAAAAACGTCGCTGCTACGGCCGCTGCCGGTAACGTTTCAGGCGCGCTGGATCTGCTCGTAACCTACGCCGGCGCCTCGCATTATCTGCTGGCGCGGGATGATCTTCTCGAAGAAACCGGGCTGAAATTTATCGTCACGTCCGACTGGCCCTTCGATCTGGTGCGTAGGCTCGGTGTTGAACTGACGAACAGCCAGAACAGATCAAGCGAAATGGAAAAATGCCTTTCGCTTCTGCGGCCGAAATTGCTTTTCCTTCCCGACGATGTGTCCGTTCCCTACGGCATCGACCGGCAATATTCGGCCCTGTCCTTCTGCGTGGGCCGCATCCGGCTTTCGCTGCTATTGCTGTTTCCTGAAAATGCGGTACCGTTACCCGAACGTTTGCGCGAAATCGCCCTGCTGACAGGGTATTGCGTCAGTTTCGGCATCGCCAGCGAAGCAAAAGCGGTGCGGGATATCGATCTTACCGAACGTGAGCTTGAGTGCCTGTTCTGGATCGCCGAAGGCAAGACCAGTGACGAAATTGCGATGATCCTTGGCATTTCTCGCAATACGATCAATAATTACATTACAAGCGTGATGCGTAAAACAGCGACGAAAACCCGCTCGGAGGCAATCGCCTACGCCGTGCGCAACAACCTTGTATAG
- the fliF gene encoding flagellar basal-body MS-ring/collar protein FliF, producing MNLLNQIPQVLKNVAALGQTRLLMLGGVGVLSMAVILAAALYVNRPTYETLYVGLEKSDLNKISIALAESGLDFQVGTDGSSLQVPVGLTSKARLLLAERGLPDSANAGYELFDNVGSLGLTSFMQEVTRVRALEGEISRSIQQIDGIAAARVHIVMPDVGNFRRGEQKPTASVMIRASATAGRKASASIRHLVASAVPGLEVDDVTLLDSTGQLLASGDDVTNAAMNRSLTLAQNVQQEITTNIDKALAPFLGMDNFRSSVTAQLNTDSRQIQETVYDPESRVERSVRTVKEDQKSQETQPDTAATVEQNVPQAAPQGGAGGPQSSDQSAKKEEQTNYEINSKTVATVKNGYTVEKLSVAVVVNKGRIAKMVGEPADQAKIDAYLAEMQKIVTSAAGISSDRGDMVTLTAMDFLETQLLDEAASGPGIMEVLSRNSAGIINSLAFVAVAFLVIWLGVRPLVRSVAGNGAAAAQLSQEAAGLELPDFSPGMDAGAGGLMEGFGADFGFDSTDDLLAGGDSEGTFNRRVREGPERRLSRMVEISEERAAKILRKWAVEKAA from the coding sequence ATGAATCTGTTAAATCAAATCCCTCAGGTCTTGAAGAATGTCGCGGCTCTCGGTCAGACACGGCTTCTGATGCTGGGCGGCGTGGGCGTTCTGTCCATGGCCGTTATCCTTGCAGCGGCACTCTATGTGAACCGTCCCACCTACGAGACTCTCTATGTGGGACTTGAAAAGAGCGACCTCAACAAGATCAGCATTGCGCTTGCTGAATCGGGGCTGGACTTTCAGGTCGGAACCGATGGTTCGAGCCTTCAGGTTCCCGTCGGGCTTACCAGCAAGGCACGTCTGCTGCTGGCTGAGCGTGGCCTGCCCGACAGCGCCAATGCCGGTTATGAGCTTTTCGACAATGTCGGTTCTCTCGGCCTGACCTCCTTCATGCAGGAAGTGACGCGGGTTCGCGCCCTCGAAGGCGAGATCAGCCGCTCCATCCAGCAGATTGACGGGATTGCGGCCGCACGCGTCCATATCGTCATGCCGGATGTCGGCAATTTCCGCCGTGGCGAACAGAAGCCCACCGCATCGGTCATGATCCGCGCCAGTGCCACCGCCGGGCGCAAGGCGTCTGCCTCCATCCGTCACCTCGTCGCCTCGGCCGTTCCAGGTCTTGAAGTCGATGACGTGACGCTGCTCGATTCGACCGGCCAGCTTCTGGCTTCCGGCGACGATGTCACCAATGCCGCCATGAACCGCTCGCTGACGCTGGCGCAGAACGTCCAGCAGGAAATCACAACCAATATCGACAAGGCGCTGGCGCCTTTCCTCGGCATGGACAATTTCCGCTCGAGCGTGACTGCGCAGCTCAATACCGACAGCCGCCAGATTCAGGAAACCGTCTACGATCCGGAATCGCGCGTCGAGCGCTCCGTCCGCACGGTGAAGGAAGACCAGAAGTCCCAGGAAACGCAGCCCGACACGGCAGCGACCGTGGAGCAGAACGTGCCGCAGGCAGCGCCGCAGGGCGGTGCCGGTGGTCCACAGTCTTCCGACCAGTCCGCGAAGAAAGAAGAACAGACCAACTACGAGATCAATTCCAAGACGGTCGCCACCGTTAAGAACGGTTATACCGTCGAGAAGCTTTCGGTCGCCGTGGTCGTCAACAAGGGTCGCATTGCCAAGATGGTCGGTGAACCCGCCGATCAGGCCAAGATCGATGCCTATCTTGCGGAAATGCAGAAGATCGTAACCTCGGCTGCGGGCATTTCTTCCGATCGCGGCGATATGGTCACGCTGACGGCCATGGACTTCCTCGAAACGCAGCTGCTCGATGAAGCCGCAAGCGGACCGGGCATCATGGAAGTGCTGAGCCGCAATTCGGCAGGCATCATCAACTCGCTCGCCTTCGTCGCCGTCGCCTTCCTCGTCATCTGGCTCGGTGTACGTCCCCTGGTCCGCTCGGTTGCCGGCAACGGTGCAGCGGCAGCCCAGCTCAGCCAGGAGGCCGCAGGTCTCGAACTGCCTGATTTCTCCCCGGGCATGGATGCCGGCGCAGGTGGTCTCATGGAAGGTTTCGGGGCGGATTTCGGCTTCGACAGCACCGACGACCTTCTGGCTGGCGGCGACAGCGAAGGCACCTTCAACCGCCGCGTTCGCGAAGGACCCGAGCGCAGGCTCTCCCGCATGGTGGAAATCAGCGAGGAAAGAGCAGCCAAGATTCTTCGCAAATGGGCGGTGGAAAAAGCCGCGTGA
- the cheT gene encoding chemotaxis protein CheT, translating to MQIADHTGTTPFEEALPDVLMRVVSELHDVAYLIERIEPQLLEATSGQLSGDGVKLLQGIDLAVQKTRGLAEFIDTITGSIPGEWIVDVSTALSLVKLAEMQKALGAAFRHGHSQPLDKASGDFDLF from the coding sequence ATGCAGATTGCAGACCACACCGGCACCACTCCGTTCGAAGAAGCCCTGCCGGATGTTCTCATGCGCGTGGTATCGGAGCTGCACGACGTCGCCTATCTCATCGAACGCATCGAGCCGCAATTGCTGGAAGCGACCAGCGGCCAGTTGTCCGGTGACGGCGTCAAACTGCTGCAGGGCATCGACCTTGCCGTTCAAAAGACCCGCGGCCTTGCCGAGTTCATCGATACCATCACGGGCTCTATCCCCGGTGAGTGGATCGTGGACGTCTCGACCGCACTCAGCCTCGTCAAGCTTGCTGAGATGCAGAAGGCGCTGGGCGCGGCCTTCCGCCACGGCCATTCCCAGCCGCTCGACAAGGCCTCCGGCGACTTCGATCTGTTCTAG
- the cheD gene encoding chemoreceptor glutamine deamidase CheD, with protein MIETAAKRVHIIQGEYKVVSDPDVVLTTILGSCVAACLRDPVAGLGGMNHFLLPGTGNVTGGDATRYGVHLMELLINGLLKKGARRDRLEAKVFGGAKTIASFSNVGEQNAIFAMQFLKDEGIPVISSSTGGEHGRKIEFWPVSGRARQHPLSGAETQKTVAMETRPVPAPKPVANDIEFF; from the coding sequence ATGATTGAAACTGCGGCCAAGCGCGTACATATCATTCAGGGCGAGTATAAGGTTGTCAGCGATCCCGACGTGGTTCTGACGACGATACTCGGTTCGTGCGTGGCCGCCTGTCTGAGAGACCCCGTTGCCGGCCTCGGAGGCATGAACCACTTCCTGCTGCCGGGAACCGGCAATGTGACCGGTGGAGATGCGACGCGTTATGGCGTGCATCTCATGGAATTGCTGATCAACGGCCTTCTGAAGAAGGGCGCCCGCCGCGACCGGCTGGAGGCGAAGGTTTTCGGTGGCGCAAAGACGATCGCCAGCTTCTCCAATGTCGGCGAGCAGAATGCCATCTTCGCCATGCAGTTTCTGAAGGATGAAGGTATTCCGGTCATAAGCTCCTCCACGGGCGGGGAACATGGCCGCAAGATCGAGTTCTGGCCGGTCTCCGGTCGTGCGCGACAGCATCCGCTGAGCGGCGCGGAAACCCAGAAGACGGTTGCGATGGAAACGCGTCCGGTGCCGGCGCCCAAACCCGTCGCCAACGACATCGAATTTTTCTAG
- the cheY2 gene encoding chemotaxis response regulator CheY2, translating to MSLAEKIKVLIVDDQVTSRLLLSDALTQLGFKQITAAGDGEQGLKIMEQQPHHLVISDFNMPKMDGLGFLHAVRANPTTKKAAFIILTAQGDRALVQKAAQLGANNVLAKPFTIDKMRAAIEAVFGSLK from the coding sequence ATGTCTCTCGCAGAAAAGATCAAAGTTCTGATCGTTGACGATCAGGTGACCAGCCGGCTGCTCCTCAGCGATGCGCTGACACAGCTTGGCTTCAAGCAGATCACTGCCGCTGGCGATGGCGAGCAGGGATTAAAGATCATGGAGCAGCAGCCCCATCATCTCGTCATCTCCGACTTCAACATGCCGAAGATGGACGGTCTTGGTTTCCTGCACGCCGTGCGGGCCAACCCGACCACCAAGAAGGCCGCCTTCATCATCCTCACCGCGCAGGGTGACCGCGCGCTGGTGCAGAAGGCAGCCCAGCTCGGCGCCAACAACGTGCTCGCCAAGCCCTTCACCATCGACAAGATGCGTGCAGCCATCGAGGCGGTTTTCGGATCGCTGAAATGA